Proteins from one Candidatus Methylomirabilis sp. genomic window:
- a CDS encoding cation diffusion facilitator family transporter, which yields MPARHWEIRTVLWRVLLLNWLVAFAKVGYGVATGALSMTADGVHSLLDGASNLVGLVATGVARRPPDGTHPYGHRKFEALAAMAIAGLLLLAAYEVAKAAVSRLLWPAAPIVTPLSFGIRLAGMGVNVLVTRYETRRGRALKSQILLADALHTRVDVYASAAVLASLAAARLGYPAVDAVAALVLVGLILRATWGIAGQNLDSLADAARISPERIAALVQDIPGIRGCHKVRTRGLEDDVHVDLHIQVDPGLPIEEAHELSHRVKERILDRVPTVVDVVVHTEPDLGPAAS from the coding sequence ATGCCCGCGCGGCACTGGGAGATTCGGACGGTCCTGTGGCGGGTCCTGCTGCTCAATTGGCTGGTGGCGTTCGCCAAGGTGGGCTACGGCGTCGCCACGGGCGCCCTCAGCATGACCGCGGACGGCGTCCACTCCCTGCTGGACGGAGCGTCCAACCTCGTCGGCCTGGTCGCCACCGGGGTGGCCAGGCGCCCCCCGGACGGGACGCACCCCTACGGCCACCGGAAGTTCGAGGCGCTGGCCGCTATGGCCATCGCCGGTCTCCTGCTCCTGGCGGCGTACGAGGTGGCGAAGGCGGCGGTCAGCCGTCTGCTGTGGCCGGCGGCCCCGATCGTGACCCCTCTCTCTTTCGGCATCAGGCTCGCGGGGATGGGGGTCAACGTCCTGGTCACGCGGTACGAGACGCGGCGGGGGCGGGCGCTCAAGAGTCAGATCCTCCTGGCGGACGCCCTGCACACCCGCGTGGACGTCTACGCGTCGGCCGCCGTCCTGGCCTCGCTCGCGGCCGCCCGCCTCGGCTATCCCGCCGTTGACGCGGTGGCGGCGCTGGTCCTGGTGGGCCTGATCCTCCGGGCGACCTGGGGGATCGCCGGCCAGAACCTGGACTCGCTGGCGGACGCCGCCCGCATCTCCCCGGAGCGGATTGCGGCTCTGGTGCAGGACATCCCGGGCATCCGGGGCTGCCATAAGGTCCGGACCCGGGGTCTGGAGGACGACGTTCACGTGGACCTGCACATCCAGGTGGACCCCGGCCTCCCGATCGAGGAGGCCCACGAGCTCTCCCATCGGGTGAAGGAGCGGATCCTGGACCGGGTTCCCACCGTCGTGGACGTGGTCGTGCACACGGAGCCGGACCTGGGTCCGGCGGCTTCCTGA